The window CGCTTATATCTTCGGATTGTCGGAAGGGAAACAGGTTCATTGTCATGTCGTGAAACATGGGCTTAGTGGAGATGTGTATGTGAACAACGGTTTGATTCATTTGTACGGTTCTTGTGGATGTCTAGATTTAGCACAGAAAGTTTTTAATGATATGACTGAGAGAAGTCTTGTTTCGTGGAACTCGATGATTGATGCTCTGGTTCGGGCCGGGGAGTATGATTCTGCGTTAGAGCTCTTTAGACAGATGCAGAGATCGTTCGAACCAGATGGTTATACGATGCAGAGTGTTTTAAGTGCGTGTGCTGGTCTCGGATCTTTGTCTCTAGGTACTTGGGCACACGCATTTCTGTTGCGAAGATGCGACTTTGATGTTGCTATGGACGTTCTGATCAAGAACTCGCTGATCGAAATGTATTGCAAATGCGGGTCGTTAAAAATGGGTGAGCAAGTGTTCAAGGGGATGAGAAAGCGTGACTTAGCTTCATGGAACGCTATGATTCTAGGGTTAGCTACACACGGAAGAGCTGATGAAGCTCTGGGTTGCTTCGACCGTATGGTGGGAAAAGAGGAGAATGTTAAACCGAACTCCGTCACGTTTGTTGCCGTCCTTACCGCCTGCAACCACCGAGGCATGGTAAAGAAAGGGCGGCAGTATTTTGACATGATGGTCAGAGATTATGCCATCAAACCTGCACTGGAGCATTACGGTTGTATCATCGACCTTGCAGCCCGTGCAGGCTACATTACCGAAGCTATTGACATGGTGACAAGTATGCCGATGAAACCAGATGCTGTGATCTGGAGAAGTCTCCTTGATGCTTGTTGCAAAAAGGGTGCTAGTGTGCAGCTAAGTGAAGAAATTGCAACACGTTTAATTGAAACAAGGGAAGATAATCAAAGTTCCAGTGGCGCATATGTGTTGCTGTCTAGAGTCTATGCATCGGCTAGCCGGTGGAACGATGTTGGGATTGTGAGAAAGCTAATGACTGAACATGGAATTAGAAAAGAGCCTGGATGCAGTTCTATTGAGATAAATGGCATCTCCCATGAGTTTTTCGCAGGAGACACATCCCACCCTCAAACAAAACAGATATACGAACATTTGAAAGTGATTGATGACAAGTTGAGATCCGTTGGTTATTTACCGGACTGCTCTCAGGCACCATTAGTGGATTCAAATAACGATGGAAGCAAAGAGTATTCCCTTAGGCTGCACAGTGAGAGACTCGCCATTGCTTTTGGTCTGATAAGCTTGCCACCTCGGACTCCAATCCGTGTATTCAAGAATCTACGCGTCTGCAGCGATTGTCACGAGGTTACTAAACTAATCTCAAAGGTCTTCAACACTGAGATCATTGTGAGAGATCGTGTACGGTTCCATCACTTCAAAGACGGATCCTGCTCTTGTTCAGACTACTGGtaacaaacaaaccaaaaaaaaactagtcaCAAACCGCTGCGACCAATTTTGTATAATAATTCATAAGTTTGGTAATGAAACATCATATGATCTCGAATGAAAATCAATTAACTTAACAACACTTGATGAATTCTTCTGCTACTGTTACATCAAAGAAAACAGTGAACAACCTTAGCATCAGTGTCAAAGCAACGTTTTTAACTTCAGTTTAGGACCAACCTAACTAGCTTTTTGATGAGATTGGTACTAAGACGATACTCATGTCAGCATTGTTCGGCGCAAGTTGAAGAGGTAACGGTTTCCCGTTCAAAGTATTAGGATATCATCATATCAATGATTGATTTAGTAGTCAATGTAAATATCGATACTCAATATATTGTCATTAACTCTAATTGTAATACCCTAGCTAATAGCCATGTATATAAGGCTTCTATGTACTCACGTTATATGCAAGACATTCTTTACACCTTTACATGGTATCAAGAGCTTTTCGATCTACAAAACActaaaattttcttttcatcATTCTCGAACTCTTCTCATCCACAAACATGAGTTCCTCTGAAAACACATCCCCTACCCTTCTCACTGAGATCATCAACACGAATGCTCAGTCCCTTCTCACGATCAACATGTCCAATGTGACAAAGTTAACTGCTGGAAACTACCTCATGTGGAGTCTCCAGATTCATGCCCTCCTAGATGGGTATGATCTTGCCGGATGTATTGATGGTACCACCATTGCCCCATCTGCAACGCTCACAAATGAAGAACAAGTCTCTCCGAACCCGGCCTTCTCTTTATGGAAGCGTCAGGATAAACTGATCTACAGCGCCCTCATTGGCGCCATCTCTCCTCCACTCCAACCGCTTGTCTCTCGCGCCGCCACCTCCAACGAAGCCTGGAACACACTTGCCTCCACCTATGCCAAACCAAGCCGAGGACACATCAAGCAACTCAAAACCCAGCTCAAAAACTGGAAAAAGGAGAACAAGACCATAGACGTGTACCTTCAGGGCATCACTACACGTCTCGACCAGCTTGCTATCCTTGGCAAAGCAATGGAACATGAAAATCAAATTGATCTCATCCTCGACGGCCTCCCCGATGAATACAAGCAGGTGGTGGATCAAGTTGAAAGCCGtgattgttggggtcaaaatcggtcacgacgaaatcaatgtctgaaagtccgtaaaaatcagcatgaacatttttacgaaaagtaatcctcgtaaagatatccttacgaagagccttgcggtaaaatcttgttcaaatctcaatcgaaccactaaataccgattgtccgaagtcaacggacatgtatccaaatcggccgcggacaagctcgagtatggcaatcggaccgcagacaagccaagctcgatcgatacgcggcaaccaagcatccacacagctcggtcgctacgtagcgactgagcgtccgttcctcggtcgctacgtagcgaccgagcgtccgttctgctcggtcgctacgtagcgactggaGCGTCCGttctgcttggtcgctacgtagcgaccgagcgtccgttctgctcggtcgctacgtagcgactgagcgtccgttctgctcggtcgccacgtagcgaccgagcgtccgtctgctcggtcgctacgtagcgaccaagctcgagccaaactcggtcactacgtagcgacctagcgtgcgttctgttcgtcgctacgtagcgaccgagctcttccgaaacgtcgatacgacaccaaccatgcattctcgtcaaaaccttcaaatgctattcCTGaagcattctcgtcaaaaccttcaaatgctatttCCTGAAGACCGTGGCAAGCttagtccatgttttccgctattctaaatcatcgatcaaactttgatcgaaagaactcgtagtaagcgtgtcgagtcggaagacggcccaaaggaacctaaaacacgactcgaggctcatcctatgatttcttaaccaaaagcccgtaaaccacagcacggtttacgcttggtccacaaggaaggataaatgtcaagtttccgcggataaatacggaagttttgaagataattgtgaagatcgggaaaaatggaatatctccatttttatgctatgacggcttaagggcagaagagtaaaagcgtaaaccaaccttggtgctagtatataaggagtcctaggcgaggagcataagaagaacttttttcagagcaaacttagcccttagagcaattaggcaactttccgtttttgttatttcgagctgcgactcaattaggtttagccgtcttagggttactagaactaggaatctcgccgacagctctcgagcccaggcttataccttgttgttaacgctcatacgcaaattcggaataagacttctctttgctctcttttcacgatttttatactttgtcgttgttatctcatgttctgattgcttagcgtgtggtattGACAGATATCCag of the Brassica rapa cultivar Chiifu-401-42 chromosome A03, CAAS_Brap_v3.01, whole genome shotgun sequence genome contains:
- the LOC103862633 gene encoding pentatricopeptide repeat-containing protein At1g59720, chloroplastic/mitochondrial, with amino-acid sequence MSTGLLLHPLTLHVPPPTSTSNGPPQPFSTAGNHHRHILSLSETCTSMSQLKQLHAFTLRTTFPDETATLFLYGRILQLSSSFFDVSYAFRVFDSIHQENHSSFMWNTLIRACAHDVSRKEEALLLYRKMLGRGKSAPDKHTFPFVLKACAYIFGLSEGKQVHCHVVKHGLSGDVYVNNGLIHLYGSCGCLDLAQKVFNDMTERSLVSWNSMIDALVRAGEYDSALELFRQMQRSFEPDGYTMQSVLSACAGLGSLSLGTWAHAFLLRRCDFDVAMDVLIKNSLIEMYCKCGSLKMGEQVFKGMRKRDLASWNAMILGLATHGRADEALGCFDRMVGKEENVKPNSVTFVAVLTACNHRGMVKKGRQYFDMMVRDYAIKPALEHYGCIIDLAARAGYITEAIDMVTSMPMKPDAVIWRSLLDACCKKGASVQLSEEIATRLIETREDNQSSSGAYVLLSRVYASASRWNDVGIVRKLMTEHGIRKEPGCSSIEINGISHEFFAGDTSHPQTKQIYEHLKVIDDKLRSVGYLPDCSQAPLVDSNNDGSKEYSLRLHSERLAIAFGLISLPPRTPIRVFKNLRVCSDCHEVTKLISKVFNTEIIVRDRVRFHHFKDGSCSCSDYW